The Exiguobacterium acetylicum genome includes a window with the following:
- a CDS encoding nucleotidyltransferase family protein — protein sequence MNQADIEQRLREDAEVQLMLTIVERLDLPDWWICAGVLRSKIWGIDQNAQSDIDIVYFDPSDISEATEKRHERQLCKWVDLPWSVKNQARMHLVNELPPYASAQDAIAQFPETVTAIGVTKRDKFQLYLPYGASDFTDRVIRPTPSFQVGTDRHSIFQRRVNEKGWRDDPRLHIQT from the coding sequence ATGAATCAAGCTGACATCGAACAGCGATTACGAGAGGACGCAGAAGTGCAGCTCATGCTGACCATCGTGGAACGACTCGATTTACCGGATTGGTGGATTTGTGCCGGTGTCCTTCGTTCGAAGATTTGGGGCATTGATCAAAACGCACAGTCGGACATCGATATCGTCTATTTTGACCCCTCGGATATTTCTGAAGCGACGGAAAAAAGACATGAGCGGCAGTTATGTAAATGGGTAGATTTACCATGGTCGGTCAAAAATCAAGCACGGATGCATCTCGTGAACGAGTTGCCACCGTACGCATCAGCGCAAGATGCGATCGCACAGTTCCCTGAGACGGTCACGGCAATCGGTGTGACGAAACGAGATAAGTTCCAATTATACCTTCCATACGGAGCAAGTGACTTTACGGATCGAGTCATTCGACCGACACCATCTTTTCAGGTTGGTACGGATCGTCATTCGATTTTTCAGCGACGGGTGAATGAAAAAGGATGGAGAGACGATCCGAGGTTACATATACAGACATGA
- a CDS encoding alpha/beta hydrolase encodes MNRHEMLELAKQIRSDEDRPKVTPPHPAHATTTTLQVPTSIGDVRVLLHSPIDATETLPGFISFHGGGFITGTPEMDEPWNLFLAETANCHVLNIEYPLAPEHPFPVPVHVTYEVVQWIFKQSETLHLDPSRIAIGGHSAGGNLATAISLWNAEQASPLPLIAQILDYPPLDLATDPADKPFFEEAIPAEQARQFNAMYISRAEDAYHHLASPLYAAQLEALPQTLVLTAEHDSLAQEARQYAKRLHAAGVAVEHEEFASQAHAFTHHGDADVALKAWQRMAHYLKLVYRS; translated from the coding sequence ATGAATCGTCATGAGATGCTTGAGCTTGCCAAACAGATCCGCTCGGATGAGGATCGTCCTAAAGTCACGCCGCCTCATCCAGCACACGCTACAACGACTACGCTACAGGTGCCGACGTCCATCGGCGACGTGCGAGTTTTACTCCACTCGCCGATTGATGCAACTGAAACGTTACCTGGATTCATCAGTTTCCACGGTGGCGGTTTCATCACCGGAACGCCAGAGATGGACGAACCATGGAATCTGTTTCTCGCTGAGACCGCTAACTGTCATGTGCTCAATATCGAGTATCCGCTAGCCCCGGAGCATCCGTTTCCCGTTCCGGTCCACGTCACTTATGAAGTCGTCCAGTGGATTTTTAAGCAGTCCGAGACGCTTCATCTCGACCCTTCACGCATCGCGATCGGCGGTCATAGTGCCGGTGGCAATCTCGCGACTGCGATCTCTTTATGGAATGCCGAACAGGCAAGCCCCCTACCGCTCATCGCTCAAATCCTGGATTATCCTCCGCTTGATCTCGCGACGGATCCAGCGGATAAACCGTTCTTCGAGGAAGCGATACCGGCTGAGCAAGCGCGGCAGTTCAATGCGATGTACATTTCTCGTGCGGAGGACGCATACCACCACCTCGCTTCGCCTCTTTATGCAGCTCAACTCGAAGCGTTACCACAGACGCTTGTCCTGACAGCTGAGCATGACTCCCTCGCACAGGAAGCACGACAGTACGCGAAACGGCTTCATGCAGCAGGCGTCGCTGTCGAACACGAAGAGTTCGCGAGTCAAGCTCATGCCTTTACACATCACGGTGATGCAGACGTCGCGCTGAAGGCTTGGCAACGTATGGCGCATTACCTTAAATTGGTCTATCGTTCGTGA
- a CDS encoding histidine phosphatase family protein yields the protein MPTLYITRHGETEWNLEKRMQGWEDSSLTEKGRQNARDLGHRLRDIPLDHLYISPIGRVQETVRMMNLDPSIPVTVDERLREMHMGTWEGRTAAEIEVAHPLAHATFWQTPHEYIPESGESFDEVRERILSFLERLADHEEDENIMIVTHGIFLNILLTHLHQKPFATLWDPPFIHGTSLTIVEYKDGEALIQLEADMSHVLVD from the coding sequence ATGCCAACACTCTATATTACGCGTCATGGCGAGACGGAATGGAACTTAGAAAAACGGATGCAAGGCTGGGAAGACTCTTCCTTAACAGAAAAAGGTAGACAAAATGCGCGAGACCTCGGTCATCGCTTACGTGACATTCCACTGGACCATCTCTATATCAGTCCGATTGGTCGCGTCCAAGAAACGGTTCGGATGATGAATCTTGATCCGTCGATTCCAGTCACCGTCGATGAACGTTTGCGAGAAATGCACATGGGGACCTGGGAAGGACGAACGGCGGCGGAAATTGAAGTGGCGCATCCGCTTGCCCATGCGACATTTTGGCAAACACCACACGAATACATACCGGAATCCGGAGAATCGTTTGACGAGGTCCGCGAGCGGATCCTATCATTTTTGGAACGACTGGCTGATCATGAGGAAGACGAGAACATCATGATCGTGACGCATGGCATCTTCTTGAATATTTTGCTGACGCATCTTCATCAAAAACCGTTCGCGACGTTATGGGATCCACCATTCATTCATGGAACGAGTTTGACGATCGTTGAATATAAGGACGGAGAAGCACTGATTCAATTAGAAGCCGACATGTCGCACGTCTTGGTGGACTAA